ACTATcttctttttttaaacaatcaGCAGTTACTATTTGAGGACACAAACTATCTGATACAATGTTTTTTACTACATTAATGTCATCAATGCTAAGGTTGGTGTATTTCTTTATATCCCAAACCGAGAGAATCAGTATTTGCTTCACAGTGGCTATTCCGGCCTTATCAAGAGCTTCCAAAATACCCAGCGGTAGTAAACTATTTAAGCTCATCGTAAATACTCTATAACATACTGTGATAATACAAAAAAGCCgccacaataatattatgatgtttttgTCGTTTGTCACAGTTGTTTATGTGTCAATGTCACGCTTGTGAAGTTAGTTGTCATTGTTGTTATTAGGCACTAATGCCGAGACGGCGCGACACAACTATaactgtagaaaaaaaaaagtgttcaATAACCGGTATCAATCGCTATTTTACATGTACAATTTTTTACAGATCATTTCACATCTCTAAGATGTTCTTACATCTGACTCTGACATTTGACAGACTAGACAAGACTGACATTATTGGTTAATCCTCGAAAtccgatatttatttatcaacagCAAATTCgaactgcaataaaataatttcaaagaaagTTTGTGGTTCCATTCAACATGTCGTGTAACTCATGTGCAAAATCTTATTCATTGCTTCGCAAAGAGGTGCGTAGAGTGGTTTGAATGTACTTTTATATtggtattgtattatttacaaaactgtACTATAAATACGTATTTTGTTTCTAGAAAGGTTGCCCTGGTTGTGGCTTCAGTTACTGTTCGAAATGTTtagattacaaaatatttgttcccaAGCTAAACGCCGAAGCTAAGGTAAGATACTCAAGCTATAAATCAACCAAATACAAAGGTTCGTCCTTGTTGAAAAGATGAGTGACTCATTCAACTTTTGCAGGTTTGTGGCAAATGTAAAAGAGCAGCTTCAAATCCCaatgaaacaaaaacagtaGTGGAACCACCTAAAGCATATTACAGGTGTGATTTATTctttaatctaaaatatttaagctACATAGTGAGTGTATAATGCACCCTCATATTGTAAACCTGTTTATCTAGCTATAACCGAAAAAAATAGAACTGActgtaattgtaattgtattttagAAGATTAGGAGTCATGTATGATAAACAAGAGACAAATAAAATTAGTGATAGTAACGCAGATCCTATAGATCAAACTATTTCGGAGAGATTGCAAAAGCTTAAAGAAGACAGAGATGTGCCCATGACAACAGATGAACAAATAAAGAGTAGACTGCAAAATATCAAAGGTGAAATGCCTTCCACATCAGATGCAGAGATACAAGAACGCCTTGCTAAGTTAAGAGGGATGCCAGTTATAAGCATGACTAGCAAGGTAACAAAACATTGTACTACAAGTGACTACAACATTTTATTGTCTTATtactgggcaaaggcctcccccacaGTTTTCTGCTGTAGCCTATCTCTGTCAGTTTAATTCCATTCTGGAAGGTGACACCTTCATGCAACTCATCTTTCCATCTTTAACAGGGTGTACCTCATCACTGTCTCACAGTTAGCAGTCCACTTTATCCTTATTTATGCACATGAGTCATCAGCATTCAATATTGTAACCCGTCCCAGTTccacttcagctttataaataGAAAGAATCAATTTAACACGCACTTATTTACAGCCTGTGCTACTTCCTCCAGACACTAGGACAGAACAGGAACAAGCAAATGATTTGTTGAAGCAATACATGGAACAAACCACTATAGACACTCAATACAAAGATGAATTTGATAATCTTATCAGTGATATGGAATCAAGAATGCAAAAATTAAGGGGAACAGATTCCACAAATTCCAAAGATCAAAGTCAAGGCACTAATACAAAAGAAAGTGCAGAATCAGAAGATGAAGAAGAGGCTGTCAAAAAGATTGTTGAAAAGGTATTTAAGATTTTTCCTTCATTATCAAAATCTGCACAAACTTTAAATGTCACTCTTAAGGTTCCATATAAACAAACTCCCCCTATTATTAAGACTTTGCTGTCTGTCACCACTCCGTATCTCATAAACTGTGATAGACTATTGAAATTTTCAtagatgatgtatttctgttgctgccataacaacaaatacttaaaaaccaTACCATAAAAAATTCAGGGGTTCATAaacaacatacataatttattgccGATTTCACAATAATGTCCTTTGTGTGGGAGTCCAATACACTCTAAGCCAGTTTTTACAAGGTGATGTTATTTTACAGATTAAAGCAGAATCTTTGATAGAAGATGACATTGCCCCTTCAACCAATGATGAGCTACCATTTTGTGAAATTTGTAATGAAGATGCAAGAATGAGGTGCCTTGGGTGCAGGTACCTGTTTTGTAAAAGATGTTTTATGGAACacaaagatgatgatgatggttgTAATAGATATGAACCTTATCAAGCACCAAGGCAACATTAATATGTGCTAGCCTTTATATTAGTTACTAGTGagattaaattatatattaatgttaagttttaattttttttaatgcataATTGAACAAAGGTTTCTATATCACAGTGCAGTATCAGTTTCACTTTTGTATCGCTTGTATTTTTcaccataaaatatttatctaatgcTTGCATACCACAGAAGTTAActgataaatatgtaataaataaaatatattttatctacttagcatgttttattttgttattgtcaAATTCCTCAATAATGTTAGGTATATTCTTAACAAGATCATCTGCAGTTTGTTTGTACTCATTTTCAATCCACATATCTTTAAGGCGGCCTATGATGGGTCCATACATTTTTCCTGGAGGTACTCCGGCTTCCTTGAGCATTTTACCAGTGATAGGAAATCGAGGAACTTCCCAGTTGTTAAATTGATTTAGAAGCTTTTCATCACCTCTGTACTTCAAGACTTCTTTAACATATTCAATAgcatctttttgttttattttagtgttaagAATTAACTTTTCATATGGTCTGgaaaaaaggaaatatttaaGTCAAAAGTAAGTTAGGTAGCATGAGAACataattgaaatttattattatagcacAATAGAGACTCACAGTAATGGTCTAGTGGATACTTTGTCTCCTCTGTGTTCCACTATAAAGTAAGTCATGTCTCTTTCATAACCAGATAGCTTGAGTCTATTCTGTAATAATGTAACCTCATCTAAGTCTAACAATAATGATGCCATGTAACTCATTGGGTGCAATTTCAGATGTTCAGCTCTTTTCAAGAGCCGCTCAAGCTCATCAATGTTTGGCGATGATGGTAAACCTGTGTAAAACATATATCATAAAGTAAATTACAGTAAGAATCAAAATGTACAGTAATgttaaaacaatgtaattagtaattacCTATGTACTGGCTGACTCCTACAttaatcattgtttttaatagatGACCTGCATAATTTCCTTGTAAGGTCTTTTTAAGTTCCACCCAAATCCTTTCACCAGATATATTTTGCAGACCTTCAGCATTTTCTCTAAACACATTAAGTGTACTTTCTTCATGATAATCAGGCTGTTCAGCTATCCTACCATAAAAGCGAAAGTATCTCATTATCCTGAGATAGTCCTCCTTGACCCTAATGTCAGGGTCTCCAACAAAGGCTACCCTTCTTTTCTGTAAATCTTCATACCCAAAAAAGTAGTCATATACAGAGCCATCAAATCCtgtaaaaattgaaaaatattttatcatacaatTTAAGACATGATTTTAAATGTACAACTGAAAGCAAACATATTATTCGAATATTTACTAACCCAAGAACATAGAGTTAATTGTAAGATCTCTCCTATTAGCATCTAATTTCCAGTCTGTGGTAAATTCGACTTCTGCATGTCGTCCATCTGTGACTTTGTCTATCCTCAGTGTGGTCACTTCAAAACTCTCCTTGTCATTAAGTCTTGCAGTAATTGTGCCATGTTTTTCACCATTAGCATTGATCATTCTTACATTCTCTGCAGTAAACATGTCTTTCATTTGCTGTGGAGTAGCAGTTGTGGCAAAATCCAGGTCTTTTGGACACATGCCCATTAGCAAGtccctaaaataaaatttttgaattactgtttttgtaaattacaatGTCAAAAACTTTAATCATAAGCAGGAATATTCAATAAGAACTTCAGATTACCTTACTGCTCCACCAGCTACTCTTATTTCATATTGGTATTTATCAAATAATCTCTTCAGTTCCAATACTTCAggagtaaaaatacttttgaacaCTGCAGATTCCAACTTCATAACAATGGGGTTTTCCCGACTTTTGAGATCCATGTCTATTCTACTTCGTTTATATCTTGAACTAAGTGTTTTCTTGCCTAAAGTACACACCTAGAAACAAGGAAAAGTTAGTAGTAACTATTAGCAACCACCAAACAGCACATTGACTGATTTTTAAGCTGCTGACCAACTATTATTTTAGTTCTGCAAGACTTCAACGAAAAGAACTTAACCTATAGATTATACAGGTTACGAATACGTTTTGTCATATTACCCGTTTCGGAAAGAAATGTATCAACTTGGAGAATCCTACAGATACGGTGTACATAacgtaacaatattttacaataatttacatgtgaattaaatcaatcaaaacatGTGAGTGACATCTGTCATCTTCCAGCCAGCTAAATGTCACTGTCAGATCGAGAGCTACAATGACAACTGACACggaaaaaatgtaaaaaaagcaaaaatactaCGTTccgaaatataattttacttcgCTGGTGTGTTACCAGCTGTATCGGCctgaattaaattgaataaggTATCTGAGACTCTTTTTAACTAAGGATCTAACTTTAGTGCACTTAGGTACCATTGCATTGCATATTTGTTAATATTGCAAAACACTTCGCCATTCCCTTAAATTATTGAACTTAgcgtttaatttattatagcctgtctccgtggcgcagtggttaaggtcgccatgcCTCTACCATTGCGTTAggaggttcgatttccacacagaacaaatatttctgCGATCCACAAGTACCTAGTTATTTCAAGTGTGGTTGTTCTTGGTAcccgtagtttgtatgtttgaaaaatccccgcgacgcaagagcaaatcttaggaagagagttattaaaaaaaacgaagAGCAATACAGATAAATTGCTAAGTGTGCATGAATCATAAACTCCGCGTATACGGAGTCAGAACAAAAATGAAGCTAGGAGAGAAAAACACATATTGGTGTCTACCTTTATTGGATAAAATACAGTTCAATAATTACACAAAGTTGACTTATGGCAGAACCTATTCTATTGTCATTTGCCACCCATTAAACTATTCATCCCACTGGAGCCCTGCTGCAACTGTCTCATCATGTTGTGTAGACCAGTCATGCCGCCCATTTGTTGTAGAATACGGGGATCCATCATCTTGGCCATCTGTTGATTGAGTTTAACCATCTGGGTTTGGTTGACATTCTTAGCCATATCTCCTCCTTTGAACAATCCCTTGATTCCTCCCATCTTTTTCACAACCGCGGCAAACTTAGTGTACTGAGCAATCAAGTCCTTCACATCTCTTTCCGTAACGCCCGCACCTTGGGCTACTCGCGTGATTCTAGTAGGTTGTTTGGAAAAAAGTTTGGCTCCATCGCGATGGTCAAGTTCACCTTCATTCATTGAGTCCATAATTGTCATAAGCCTCTTCAGTTTAGCCATTGATTCTTGTTCACTGCCTTTTGACATAAGATCCTGAGAGAAGCCTGGTATCATACCCTAAAACAGCAACAACAATAAATTAGCCCAAGTTTTAGTCCATCAGTTTAGCTTAGCACTACAGCAAACATTTTTACTCACCATAATCTGTGAAAAGGGTCCCATTTTCATGATATTTTGGAATTGTTCGTACATAGCCCTCAGTGTGAATTGTCCGTGTTTAAGTTTTTCTAATAACTCATCATTATCATCAAGTTTAAGTTCATTTACTTTATCCAGGAGACCCTCAATATCTCCCATGCCCaaaagtttgttaataaaaggttttgttttaaatggcTCTAAGTCATCAATGTGTTCTCCTGTACCAATAAAGATAATAGGACTTTGGGTTGCTGCCacactaaaacaaacaatatggTTAGTGAGGTGAATACATATACCTTTAGTAATACCCTTAGGCATGGAATTTTCTTGGAAATAGTGAGCAAATTGACCAGCATGCCAAATCAAGTATTAATGATcatatagttaaatataatattatttcatttgacagatttgttttttaaaggtcATTACACAACCAAGACAAGACAGACGCAAAAAACGACCAGGGCTGGAATTCTATAAGAGggctttgctcagcagtgggacacagaaataggctaattaaaaaaaaatacatcaataaattataaaaatctaattactCACGCTGACAATGCACCACCACCTTTAGCGTGACCATCTAACTTAGTGATAATAACTGAACCAATGTCTACTCTCTCTTTGAAGGCGCGAGCTTGGGCTTCACAAGCTTGACCGATAGCAGCATCCATCacgaaaataatgttatcaggtttctgaaaaaataaaattaacaaaatgtctaaataaatcaaagtacaaaaaattattaaataaaatatgacggTGGTGGAAACAgcaatattatcaataaaatatatactgtATTACTAGTAAATTCTGAGCATATGTATAGTATTTCGTTATTTTCACTCacatagtttcaaaattgattggaAGTGACAAAAGATGGATAGGAAATGATTATAGTTATACTTACAATGGCATTAGCAACTGCCAACATCTCCTCAAACAAAGACTCCTCCTGTTTGTGACGACCACTGGTGTCAACAATGATCATTTCAAACCCTTCTTTTTTGAACATGTCCACTCCGGTTGTAGCTATCACCACAGGATCTACTTCTgtgtaactaataaaatatgcaatattttaaattaagaaaataaatcatGCTTGACATGTGAcaatatgttaatattattgtgttataaatttctttgttacagaacttaaataaataaaggaatatTCAAACCTTCCATAGAAAGGTATTCTGGCCTTGGTACAGTTCTGTTTGACCTGGTCGTAGGCACCAGCACGGAAAGTGTCAGCACATACAAGAGATGATTTCCAGTTCTTCCTCAAGTAGTGGTATGCAAGTTTGGTACATGTTGTTGTCTTACCAGAACCCTGCAGACCTACAAACATGATCACATTGGGTTTGCCCTTCACTGGCTGGTACGGTTTCACTCCAGGATCCACtagctgaaaaatatttacttacttatatcACAAAAGTCAGTTTGAGCATCACCTTATTAACTATCTAATGAATATGAAACTAAGtgtgacaaaaatataacaactcattttttataactataaaaaatgacattgaGTAAGAGAAATCAAGCTATAAACTAGCATCTGAAGTTATCTTACAATAACacggatataaaaaaatataaaacagtagcTCATACATTATAGTAATACTAGTTGCTAGTAGAATAATATGGTTAGGagatataatattacaaaataaatatacacttaCTTTCACAAGTTCCTTGAACACAGCTGACTGTATCATCCGGCGTTTGTTAAGCCCACCTGCCATTTCATCGAAATCAATGACTGCCCTGACATTCTCGCGTAAGTTCTTGACCAAACGAATGTTTACATCAGCTTCTAGGAGTGCAGCACAAATTTGTTTCAGCATAGAATTTAAAACCTGCAAGAAATATATCATAAGCTAACTGATTTGCATTTCAAGATAGTAAAGAAGATTCTTAGAAGTAGataacagaatataataaaaacaacacttCTTGATGAGGACTTGCCACCCTAATGCCATTGTCACATGAATATTgaatatgattataaaaatactcaCTTCTTCATTGATGATGGTTGCTCTGCTTAGGGACTGCAAAGCAGTGGTAATTTTACGTCCTAAATCTGCTAAAACCATCTtgaattatgtataaatattggttttaattgacaaaattatgcaaaaatattttgtcatcaGCTGTTGgaagaaaaaatgtgtttttaacgAGAATGGATACAAAAAGTTATACACTTCTTAGAcattgtaattaattgttttcataTATAATACTCAATGCCACAATCTGAATGATTTTAAAAGAATTCACAACACAActtgatagtatttttttagtccATACATTAGAATGACATGAGGCGTACACGACGATCAGACACGTCAAACGTCAATTGAGAACAAATCGAGTAATCTCGAACAGTTTTTAGGAATCTAGAACGATAACGCAAGCGCCTAAATTATTGAAGGaaagttattaatttaggtttacaattacttgatttaataatgtttcaatcATTCACCAAAATTATAGAACGTTTATTGGTAAAACTTTTAACTTCATCCAAAGCCAATCGGTGAAGTCATCGAGAATATAATCTGTCTTTGAATATCTGTGGTTGAAATTCCGCTTTGTAATCATCCATCAGTTTACTGCAGCAGGCACTGAATTTATTTGTGAGAATTAAACTGAAAGTGTATAGAATTTTAACTTGTAATGGTAAGTAGCTTACTGAAGATTTCAATATTCTTGATTCAATAACTTACAGCATTGTCAATAAGTGATTAAATAAACACTTTATGTATTAGGGTCAAAATCAGTCTGGAGGTGGCAGCGGCGGTGACAAGAAAGATGACAAAGATAAAAAGAAGAAGTATGAGCCTCCAATCCCAACCAGAGTGGGTAAAAAGAAGCGCAAGGCAAAGGGACCCGATGCTGCTCTAAAACTACCTCAAGTTACACCGCATACAAGATGTAGGCTGAAGCTGTTAAAACTTGAAAGGATAAAGGACTACTTACTCATGGAAGAAGAATTCATCAGAAATCAAGAAAGACTAAAGCCACAGGAGGAGAAGATCGAAGAAGAGAGGTCGAAGGTACGTAATAAGAACATAATCAGATTTTTAACATTCATGCATACTTTTCAATGATGATGAGTTGATGATTTTTCTTATCAGCTGTTATTATCTgaatgtttgtttctttgacaATGTAAAGCGGTAATATTCGGCTTATGgacaacataataaataaacacaacaatttattacaatgtcattgttataaattgtatacCTCCCTTGTTAGTGACATAGATGGTTTCAACTGGAAGTCTGTcataattagtatttatattaacagGTAGATGACCTGAGAGGAACACCCATGTCTGTGGGTAACCTGGAGGAGATCATAGATGACAACCATGCCATTGTGTCAACATCAGTGGGAAGTGAACACTATGTTAGCATTCTCTCGTTTGTGGACAAGGATCAGCTTGAGCCTGGCTGCTCAGTGCTCCTCAACCATAAGGTAAGCTGAAGAACATACCCattactgttataattttaatcaaactattattttattgtaaattctaCCACTGTAGGGATTTTTTACTGTAATCTTTTATTCTAATTGACAAAGACACAAGTTTTCCtctaataatatatctacattctCTTTTTTTATAACTAGGTTCATGCTGTAGTGGGAGTCTTGGGAGATGACACCGATCCCATGGTCTCAGTCATGAAGTTGGAGAAGGCTCCACAGGAAACTTATGCTGATATTGGTGGACTTGACACCCAGATCCAGGAGATCAAGGTAAAAaggttgatttatttttcagttgttGGTTTACAAACTTTTGGTTAAAAGTATTCAAAGCATAATGAATGTGTTAGTCTTGACAATACTTCTGTTTCTCTCTTAGTTCTTCATGAAACCATTTTTCTTACTATCAGAATTAACTTatagtttgttaaaaatatttataggattaactagaaaatactaataaaaaactttaattcaTTGACTAACAGAACATTCTTTTTTTTCCCAAAGGAATCTGTGGAGTTGCCACTGACACACCCTGAGTATTATGAAGAGATGGGTATTAAACCTCCCAAAGGTGTTATCTTGTACGGCCCACCAGGCACTGGCAAGACTTTGTTAGCTAAAGCTGTAGCCAATCAGACCTCAGCCACTTTCCTCAGAGTAGTTGGATCTGAACTAATTCAAAAGTACTTGGTAAGTCTCTCATTCCCTACTCGAggttgttatttaaattgattgaatCCAGAACTAAATGTTCTTACTATTTTACAGGGAGATGGACCCAAGCTTGTTCGTGAGTTGTTCAGAGTTGCTGAAGAACATGCCCCTTCCATAGTATTTATTGATGAGATTGATGCTGTAGGAACAAAACGATATGATTCCAATTCTGGTGGTGAGAGAGAAATCCAAAGAACTATGTTGGAATTACTTAATCAACTGGATGGTTTTGATTCAAGGGGTGATGTTAAAGTGAGTTAtgatcttatttaattacactatttttttaaatatttttctattataataaaattttatttttttaggtaatCATGGCAACAAATCGTATTGAAACATTAGACCCTGCTCTCATTCGTCCAGGTCGTATAGACCGAAAAATTGAGTTCCCTCTTCCTGATGAGAAGACAAAGAGAAGGATCTTCACCATTCACACATCAAGAATGACCCTGGCTGATGATGTTAATCTGTCAGAACTTATCATGTCCAAAGATGATCTCTCTGGTGCTGACATTAAGGTACTAAACATGTTTTGTATTACTTTAAGGGTGATTTTCATGGCCTATGGATAACTGTTGGATAATCTATCTGATAGTTAAAATGGCtacaagtttattaaaaaactgcAACATTCCATTTATTTGATAATGTACCTGGTACttattgagttatttattgCTAAATCAGACTTATTGTACTAGATAAACATAGACTAGATACTGTACGTTTCTCTTTTACAGGCTATCTGTACTGAAGCTGGATTGATGGCTCTGAGAGAACGTCGAATGAAAGTCACTAATGAAGACTTCAAGAAGTCGAAAGAGAGTGTTCTGTATAGAAAGAAAGAAGGGACTCCAGAAGGCCTTTATCTTTAAACTGTTTTCCATAGTTGTGTACTTGCACATTAATTGTCTCCatattttttctgaataataaaatatgtgttgtaTAACTAtttcgtactttttttttatgtccTTAAGCCATTTAGTGTTTAGTATTGAGAGTGAACGACCATAATTAAGTACTGAAACATTGTAGGGTTTATCATTAGCTAAAGACTTATTTAcgataaatattctatttattttacaaacatttattaccaCCCTTTAAACACTGAAAAATATAGGCATCTGGCGCACAGCACCATACATGAAACGAAAAGCAGTGTTCTCATCGCGGCTGGTGTGGCCATTTTATGCTTACTCACTGCTTCGGTACCTAGTTATGTTATCGTGTAGTAAATTTATTCCCCTACGGATTTATTGTTACGCTAATGaattacacatacatatttacaatatattaaattaaatcgaATAAATTTTGTTGTAATAGTTTcgaattagtttaaaaaacaaatataaccaAAGACAAAGTTTATTTATCCTTGCCATAGACTCACAAAAGTGACAGTCAATTCCGTAGGTACGTCACTATTGCTTGCTAATCGGGACGTATGTACAAAAACGTACGTTTGGAAAaaagctttgtttttattttaaataaaagtgggCCGCCTGCATTATAACGAATAAGTGGTA
Above is a window of Anticarsia gemmatalis isolate Benzon Research Colony breed Stoneville strain chromosome 19, ilAntGemm2 primary, whole genome shotgun sequence DNA encoding:
- the LOC142980960 gene encoding abscission/NoCut checkpoint regulator isoform X1 — encoded protein: MSCNSCAKSYSLLRKEKGCPGCGFSYCSKCLDYKIFVPKLNAEAKVCGKCKRAASNPNETKTVVEPPKAYYRRLGVMYDKQETNKISDSNADPIDQTISERLQKLKEDRDVPMTTDEQIKSRLQNIKGEMPSTSDAEIQERLAKLRGMPVISMTSKPVLLPPDTRTEQEQANDLLKQYMEQTTIDTQYKDEFDNLISDMESRMQKLRGTDSTNSKDQSQGTNTKESAESEDEEEAVKKIVEKIKAESLIEDDIAPSTNDELPFCEICNEDARMRCLGCRYLFCKRCFMEHKDDDDGCNRYEPYQAPRQH
- the LOC142980960 gene encoding abscission/NoCut checkpoint regulator isoform X2 yields the protein MCKILFIASQRGCPGCGFSYCSKCLDYKIFVPKLNAEAKVCGKCKRAASNPNETKTVVEPPKAYYRRLGVMYDKQETNKISDSNADPIDQTISERLQKLKEDRDVPMTTDEQIKSRLQNIKGEMPSTSDAEIQERLAKLRGMPVISMTSKPVLLPPDTRTEQEQANDLLKQYMEQTTIDTQYKDEFDNLISDMESRMQKLRGTDSTNSKDQSQGTNTKESAESEDEEEAVKKIVEKIKAESLIEDDIAPSTNDELPFCEICNEDARMRCLGCRYLFCKRCFMEHKDDDDGCNRYEPYQAPRQH
- the LOC142980957 gene encoding CCA tRNA nucleotidyltransferase 1, mitochondrial isoform X1, whose protein sequence is MYTVSVGFSKLIHFFPKRVCTLGKKTLSSRYKRSRIDMDLKSRENPIVMKLESAVFKSIFTPEVLELKRLFDKYQYEIRVAGGAVRDLLMGMCPKDLDFATTATPQQMKDMFTAENVRMINANGEKHGTITARLNDKESFEVTTLRIDKVTDGRHAEVEFTTDWKLDANRRDLTINSMFLGFDGSVYDYFFGYEDLQKRRVAFVGDPDIRVKEDYLRIMRYFRFYGRIAEQPDYHEESTLNVFRENAEGLQNISGERIWVELKKTLQGNYAGHLLKTMINVGVSQYIGLPSSPNIDELERLLKRAEHLKLHPMSYMASLLLDLDEVTLLQNRLKLSGYERDMTYFIVEHRGDKVSTRPLLPYEKLILNTKIKQKDAIEYVKEVLKYRGDEKLLNQFNNWEVPRFPITGKMLKEAGVPPGKMYGPIIGRLKDMWIENEYKQTADDLVKNIPNIIEEFDNNKIKHAK
- the LOC142980957 gene encoding CCA tRNA nucleotidyltransferase 1, mitochondrial isoform X2, which translates into the protein MDLKSRENPIVMKLESAVFKSIFTPEVLELKRLFDKYQYEIRVAGGAVRDLLMGMCPKDLDFATTATPQQMKDMFTAENVRMINANGEKHGTITARLNDKESFEVTTLRIDKVTDGRHAEVEFTTDWKLDANRRDLTINSMFLGFDGSVYDYFFGYEDLQKRRVAFVGDPDIRVKEDYLRIMRYFRFYGRIAEQPDYHEESTLNVFRENAEGLQNISGERIWVELKKTLQGNYAGHLLKTMINVGVSQYIGLPSSPNIDELERLLKRAEHLKLHPMSYMASLLLDLDEVTLLQNRLKLSGYERDMTYFIVEHRGDKVSTRPLLPYEKLILNTKIKQKDAIEYVKEVLKYRGDEKLLNQFNNWEVPRFPITGKMLKEAGVPPGKMYGPIIGRLKDMWIENEYKQTADDLVKNIPNIIEEFDNNKIKHAK
- the Srp54k gene encoding signal recognition particle 54k, with product MVLADLGRKITTALQSLSRATIINEEVLNSMLKQICAALLEADVNIRLVKNLRENVRAVIDFDEMAGGLNKRRMIQSAVFKELVKLVDPGVKPYQPVKGKPNVIMFVGLQGSGKTTTCTKLAYHYLRKNWKSSLVCADTFRAGAYDQVKQNCTKARIPFYGSYTEVDPVVIATTGVDMFKKEGFEMIIVDTSGRHKQEESLFEEMLAVANAIKPDNIIFVMDAAIGQACEAQARAFKERVDIGSVIITKLDGHAKGGGALSAVAATQSPIIFIGTGEHIDDLEPFKTKPFINKLLGMGDIEGLLDKVNELKLDDNDELLEKLKHGQFTLRAMYEQFQNIMKMGPFSQIMGMIPGFSQDLMSKGSEQESMAKLKRLMTIMDSMNEGELDHRDGAKLFSKQPTRITRVAQGAGVTERDVKDLIAQYTKFAAVVKKMGGIKGLFKGGDMAKNVNQTQMVKLNQQMAKMMDPRILQQMGGMTGLHNMMRQLQQGSSGMNSLMGGK
- the Rpt2 gene encoding 26S proteasome regulatory subunit Rpt2 is translated as MGQNQSGGGSGGDKKDDKDKKKKYEPPIPTRVGKKKRKAKGPDAALKLPQVTPHTRCRLKLLKLERIKDYLLMEEEFIRNQERLKPQEEKIEEERSKVDDLRGTPMSVGNLEEIIDDNHAIVSTSVGSEHYVSILSFVDKDQLEPGCSVLLNHKVHAVVGVLGDDTDPMVSVMKLEKAPQETYADIGGLDTQIQEIKESVELPLTHPEYYEEMGIKPPKGVILYGPPGTGKTLLAKAVANQTSATFLRVVGSELIQKYLGDGPKLVRELFRVAEEHAPSIVFIDEIDAVGTKRYDSNSGGEREIQRTMLELLNQLDGFDSRGDVKVIMATNRIETLDPALIRPGRIDRKIEFPLPDEKTKRRIFTIHTSRMTLADDVNLSELIMSKDDLSGADIKAICTEAGLMALRERRMKVTNEDFKKSKESVLYRKKEGTPEGLYL